In one window of Vibrio sp. JC009 DNA:
- a CDS encoding HD domain-containing phosphohydrolase — translation MSSDLSDQFEVVEAANHSLMLVDDEPDILKSLTRVLRHEYDVVSFTSGSEALDYLKDNEVSVIISDMRMPEMDGAELLSRARELCPDSVRYLLSGYSDFNSTVRAINEGGIHSYIAKPWDNEALKLTIAKGVELYNLKKDKQRLTKQLEEKNRELLELNQSLEDTVLTRTFELRKSNRKLQLLVKNRSQTFNDILATLKAIIQFSTGSSGSHTERIAALSKAVALKMGLEESEVTEIYLCSLIHEIGLLNAGPQLSPTIVGDAFSSTITYTPLANGELGAEIISQIKRFEPLVPIIRSQDENYNGTGVPDHLAEDEIPVGARILRIVKNYDYLVSDLSNETRMTPSSARAFIKDHSGSLYDKEIAKVFLDLIEKEAEELDTDMCIGLDELRVGAIVKQDIYLPNGVCMVTAGQEVNAHMLKKLKAIEEELDLPIAIFI, via the coding sequence ATGAGCAGCGATTTATCCGACCAGTTTGAAGTTGTTGAGGCCGCTAATCACTCTCTGATGTTGGTGGATGACGAACCTGATATTTTAAAGTCACTGACCAGAGTACTGCGACACGAATACGACGTTGTTTCATTTACCAGTGGCAGCGAAGCGCTGGATTATCTGAAAGATAACGAAGTTTCAGTGATTATCTCAGATATGCGGATGCCGGAGATGGACGGTGCTGAACTGCTCTCCAGAGCCAGAGAGCTCTGTCCGGACTCAGTCCGCTACCTTCTTAGCGGATACAGTGATTTTAACTCCACAGTCAGAGCCATCAATGAAGGCGGAATCCACTCCTATATCGCCAAACCATGGGACAATGAGGCGCTTAAGCTGACTATTGCGAAAGGTGTCGAGCTGTATAACCTGAAAAAAGACAAACAGCGCCTGACAAAGCAGTTAGAAGAGAAAAACCGCGAACTTCTGGAGTTAAATCAGAGTCTGGAAGATACGGTGCTCACCCGCACATTTGAGCTGCGTAAATCTAACCGCAAATTGCAGCTTCTGGTGAAAAACCGCAGCCAGACGTTTAACGATATTCTCGCCACCCTAAAAGCCATCATTCAGTTCTCCACCGGCTCTTCCGGTTCGCATACAGAGCGCATTGCGGCTTTATCAAAGGCAGTGGCCCTGAAGATGGGCTTAGAGGAGTCAGAGGTTACTGAGATCTATCTGTGCAGCCTTATCCACGAAATCGGCCTGCTCAACGCAGGACCGCAGCTTTCCCCCACCATTGTGGGTGATGCTTTCTCGTCCACCATTACCTATACTCCGTTGGCAAACGGTGAACTGGGTGCTGAAATAATCAGCCAGATAAAACGGTTTGAACCTCTTGTTCCCATCATCCGCTCTCAGGATGAAAACTACAACGGAACCGGTGTCCCGGATCATCTGGCTGAGGATGAAATTCCCGTCGGAGCCAGAATTTTACGTATCGTGAAAAACTACGACTATCTGGTTTCAGACTTAAGTAATGAGACGCGGATGACACCGTCCAGTGCCAGAGCCTTTATCAAGGATCACTCAGGCTCTCTGTATGACAAAGAAATCGCGAAGGTCTTTCTGGATCTGATTGAAAAGGAAGCCGAAGAGCTGGATACCGATATGTGCATAGGCCTGGACGAGCTCAGAGTTGGTGCTATCGTCAAGCAGGACATCTACCTTCCCAATGGCGTCTGTATGGTCACCGCCGGGCAGGAAGTGAACGCTCATATGCTGAAAAAGCTCAAAGCCATCGAAGAAGAGTTAGACCTGCCAATCGCGATTTTTATCTGA
- a CDS encoding ATP-binding protein: MRFKIAFAFMSFVLTIIAVLGISLGSVLLLKIDSLIKHDRQALIYQQMQGIADDISSYFYLRHLVLKDYAAFPVLLQGVMQPSAGLANTSDFIDDLSLFGEYVPLHLFDISGDLVYTTNPASACLVKPGLVQKLITESSVPGVTVEACHNKYDNTVNWMMVTPIMYHDMAEGYLVAELDNNVMVSDIGLTKFLYEHRIEVLKGEESIFAMGKQLQTEPREVHIPLLGFVLKYRSDGAQVAEARMEVIYNFALILLMIMLAVILITRLLGYTYLVRPLQNLREQAQKVAEGEHHDEHINDERIEEIQELSEHFEQMAGKVERREQALKSANQSLQTLNEKTLQQQQLLVQSEKLASVGQLAAGVAHEINNPTAYIKSNLEQLGCYAHAMEQFAAEYRKLEGQLRDAGMAEYLEEIDKIRSQYDLKTVVEDIVDISDDSIKGIQKIQDIVNDLRSFSRVDDQDMQEVNINKDVVEPALRLVTNELSYKCKIKKTLEELPMVQCRAGEIGQVVMNLLLNAMEAIDKTGVIKVSSYLSDGFVCLDVTDNGRGIDEHIMLKLFDPFYTTKPVGKGPGLGLAVSQAILKKHGGKISVQSDPGKGTTFTVSLPVAEAKS; the protein is encoded by the coding sequence ATGCGATTTAAGATTGCGTTTGCTTTTATGTCTTTCGTTCTGACAATTATCGCGGTGCTGGGTATCAGCCTCGGTTCCGTTCTGTTGCTGAAAATTGACTCTTTGATTAAACACGACAGACAAGCTCTGATTTATCAGCAAATGCAGGGCATTGCGGATGATATCAGCAGCTATTTCTACCTTCGTCACCTGGTGCTAAAAGATTATGCCGCTTTTCCTGTATTGCTGCAGGGTGTGATGCAACCTTCTGCCGGACTGGCGAATACCAGTGACTTTATTGATGATCTGAGCCTGTTTGGCGAGTACGTACCGCTGCACCTGTTTGATATTTCAGGTGATCTTGTCTATACCACAAACCCGGCGTCAGCCTGTCTGGTGAAGCCGGGTTTGGTTCAGAAACTCATTACAGAATCATCTGTGCCGGGTGTTACCGTCGAGGCCTGTCACAATAAGTATGACAATACAGTCAACTGGATGATGGTAACGCCCATTATGTACCACGATATGGCGGAAGGTTACCTGGTTGCAGAGTTAGACAACAACGTCATGGTCAGTGATATCGGTCTGACCAAATTCTTATACGAGCACAGGATAGAGGTACTCAAGGGCGAAGAGTCTATTTTTGCTATGGGTAAACAACTGCAGACCGAGCCGCGTGAAGTTCATATTCCGCTGCTGGGGTTTGTACTGAAATACCGAAGTGATGGTGCTCAGGTTGCGGAAGCTCGCATGGAGGTTATCTACAACTTTGCCTTAATTCTTCTGATGATCATGCTTGCGGTGATTTTAATTACCCGGCTTCTTGGCTATACCTATCTGGTCAGGCCGTTGCAAAATCTCAGAGAGCAGGCTCAGAAGGTAGCGGAAGGGGAACATCATGATGAGCATATTAATGATGAACGGATAGAAGAGATTCAGGAGCTGTCGGAACACTTCGAGCAGATGGCAGGTAAGGTTGAAAGGCGGGAGCAGGCACTCAAGTCAGCAAATCAGTCACTACAGACCCTGAATGAAAAAACCTTGCAACAGCAGCAGTTGCTGGTTCAGTCTGAAAAACTGGCGTCGGTTGGTCAACTGGCCGCCGGGGTGGCGCATGAAATCAATAACCCTACCGCTTATATCAAAAGTAATCTTGAACAGCTGGGTTGCTACGCCCATGCTATGGAGCAGTTTGCAGCCGAATACAGAAAGCTTGAAGGTCAGTTGCGTGATGCCGGTATGGCTGAGTATCTGGAGGAGATTGATAAAATCCGCTCCCAGTATGATCTGAAAACGGTTGTTGAAGATATCGTAGATATTTCCGATGACTCCATAAAAGGCATTCAGAAAATTCAGGATATTGTTAATGATCTTCGAAGCTTTTCCAGAGTAGATGATCAGGACATGCAGGAAGTTAATATCAATAAGGATGTGGTTGAACCTGCGTTGCGCCTGGTGACCAATGAACTTAGTTATAAGTGCAAAATCAAAAAAACACTGGAAGAGTTGCCAATGGTTCAGTGCCGGGCCGGTGAGATAGGCCAGGTGGTGATGAACCTGCTGCTCAACGCAATGGAGGCCATTGACAAGACAGGGGTGATTAAAGTTTCCAGCTATCTTTCTGACGGCTTTGTCTGTCTTGACGTGACGGATAACGGCAGAGGCATTGATGAGCATATAATGTTAAAACTGTTTGACCCTTTCTATACCACTAAGCCGGTAGGCAAGGGGCCGGGTCTTGGCCTTGCGGTTTCTCAGGCGATTTTGAAAAAGCATGGTGGCAAGATCAGCGTTCAGAGCGACCCCGGGAAAGGAACGACATTTACCGTCTCTTTGCCGGTAGCAGAAGCGAAAAGTTAG
- a CDS encoding ABC transporter substrate-binding protein — MRTMRSVFAAFIILFCFQAKGFASEPIHIYVDADRTAARTSGVAIERGIRVALDEVGNQIAGRPVKVLTRDHHGSAVRSKLHLKEYLSDENALAVFSGLHSPPLLENLRFIHDHQILVLDPWAAAGPITRYPSEQNWVFRLSVDDTKAGRVIVNHALAEGFTKPYLLLEDTGWGKSNYKTMSQALAEQGISPIGVKWFNWNLGSTGAKMSLRDIYASGADVILMVANASEGKTFARALLKVSREFESKKALPIRSHWGITGGDFPQVINPQMRKEMDIKFLQTRFSFISSPPTPLSESVLARAKRLYPEEIRDASDITAPTGFIHAYDLTKLMLAAINRQGLSGDIQADRLALRSALEQIDGPVEGLIKTYRQPFSPYSESRPDAHEALGHAELVMGEYDMENRIVIVQE; from the coding sequence ATGCGGACTATGCGGAGTGTTTTCGCTGCATTTATTATTTTGTTTTGCTTTCAGGCCAAGGGATTTGCTTCAGAGCCAATACATATTTATGTGGATGCAGACCGGACCGCAGCCCGGACTTCAGGTGTCGCCATTGAAAGGGGTATTCGCGTTGCCCTCGATGAAGTGGGCAATCAAATTGCGGGCAGGCCGGTAAAGGTGCTGACTCGTGACCATCATGGCAGTGCCGTAAGAAGCAAACTACATCTGAAGGAATACCTGTCGGACGAGAATGCTCTGGCAGTGTTCAGTGGTTTGCATTCCCCTCCTTTGCTGGAAAACCTGCGCTTTATTCATGACCACCAGATTCTGGTTTTAGATCCGTGGGCCGCTGCCGGTCCTATTACCCGCTATCCTTCAGAGCAAAACTGGGTTTTCCGTCTGTCAGTAGATGATACAAAAGCCGGCCGGGTAATAGTTAATCACGCCCTTGCGGAAGGGTTTACAAAGCCTTACCTACTGCTTGAAGATACCGGCTGGGGTAAGTCGAACTATAAAACTATGTCACAGGCGCTTGCCGAACAGGGTATCAGCCCTATAGGCGTGAAGTGGTTTAACTGGAATCTGGGCAGCACCGGAGCCAAGATGTCTCTGCGTGATATCTATGCATCGGGTGCCGATGTGATACTTATGGTTGCTAATGCATCTGAAGGCAAAACTTTTGCACGCGCTTTGCTAAAAGTTTCCAGAGAATTTGAAAGCAAAAAAGCCCTTCCGATCCGCAGTCATTGGGGCATTACCGGCGGGGATTTTCCTCAGGTAATTAATCCTCAGATGAGAAAGGAGATGGATATTAAGTTCCTGCAGACCAGGTTTTCTTTTATCTCGTCACCTCCTACGCCTCTTTCTGAGTCAGTGCTGGCAAGAGCGAAGAGGCTCTATCCGGAAGAGATCCGTGATGCGTCAGATATTACCGCGCCCACAGGCTTCATACATGCGTATGATTTGACTAAGCTTATGTTAGCAGCCATTAACCGTCAGGGGCTTTCCGGGGACATTCAGGCGGATCGCCTTGCTTTGCGCAGTGCACTTGAGCAGATAGACGGCCCGGTAGAGGGGTTAATCAAAACTTACCGTCAGCCGTTTTCACCTTATAGCGAGTCCAGGCCGGACGCTCATGAAGCTCTGGGGCATGCTGAACTTGTGATGGGGGAATATGATATGGAGAACAGGATTGTCATTGTTCAGGAGTGA
- a CDS encoding MFS transporter: MSNSKRAGIIALLGILFLALNLRGPFTSLAPVLGQIMQDLSLSASAAGFLTALPLLSFAVFSPVAAWLSGRLGLYPSLLLALISIAGGVVLRSWGIEVFLYLGTVLIGAGIAAGNVLLPVVVKISFPARISAMTSLYVFTMGIGSTLSSSLMVPISNMGLGSISGWQLALLFNLVFPVLALVLWLPEVVRGKQGVQRKKQTRQETKMRDLLRCPIAWQVTLGIGLNSFTFYSFAGWLPKMLSDLHFSEIDAGYIYGFLQFSTMVPGLLLLPVLSRTNNQRALISLCALSVFVAVLGLITFPEYAIFWVGLFGLTNCSTFIIGMSFVGLRTDNPGQAAALSGLSQSIGYALAATGPTLVGYLHTATDSWDIPLLSIAAIALLCAFFANLAARDKKVLSYC; encoded by the coding sequence ATGAGTAACTCCAAACGAGCTGGCATTATTGCGCTTCTCGGTATCCTGTTTCTGGCTCTGAACTTAAGAGGGCCTTTTACCAGCTTAGCTCCGGTACTGGGGCAGATAATGCAGGATCTATCGCTTTCAGCCTCGGCAGCCGGCTTTCTTACTGCTTTGCCTCTGCTTTCCTTTGCTGTTTTTTCCCCTGTGGCTGCCTGGCTCTCCGGCAGGCTGGGCCTGTATCCAAGTTTATTGTTAGCGCTTATCTCCATCGCCGGAGGGGTTGTACTCCGCTCCTGGGGAATTGAGGTGTTTCTCTACCTGGGAACCGTGTTGATAGGCGCAGGTATAGCTGCGGGCAATGTACTCTTGCCTGTTGTGGTTAAAATCAGTTTCCCTGCCCGGATTTCCGCGATGACCTCTCTGTATGTTTTCACCATGGGAATAGGTTCCACATTAAGCTCAAGCCTGATGGTGCCGATTTCAAATATGGGTTTGGGCAGCATTTCCGGCTGGCAGTTGGCTCTGCTGTTTAATCTGGTTTTTCCTGTGTTGGCTCTGGTTCTCTGGCTTCCTGAGGTGGTAAGAGGTAAGCAGGGTGTCCAGAGGAAAAAACAGACCCGGCAGGAAACCAAAATGCGGGACCTGCTCCGGTGTCCCATCGCATGGCAGGTGACTCTGGGCATAGGGCTCAACTCATTTACTTTTTATTCCTTTGCCGGCTGGTTACCCAAAATGCTCAGCGATCTCCACTTTAGTGAGATAGATGCCGGGTATATCTACGGCTTTCTGCAGTTTTCCACTATGGTTCCCGGACTTTTACTGCTGCCGGTTCTGTCCAGAACCAACAATCAGAGAGCGCTGATCTCTCTGTGCGCTCTGTCCGTTTTTGTGGCGGTTCTGGGGCTGATTACTTTCCCGGAATATGCCATTTTCTGGGTAGGTCTGTTTGGTCTGACAAACTGCTCGACTTTTATTATCGGAATGTCTTTTGTTGGTCTTAGGACGGATAATCCTGGGCAAGCAGCTGCGCTGTCGGGTTTATCCCAGAGCATAGGTTATGCACTGGCAGCAACCGGCCCTACGCTTGTTGGTTATCTGCACACTGCAACAGACTCATGGGACATACCACTTCTTTCCATTGCCGCCATCGCCCTGCTTTGTGCTTTCTTTGCAAATCTTGCCGCGCGGGATAAGAAAGTACTGTCGTACTGCTAA
- a CDS encoding methyl-accepting chemotaxis protein: MRSLSVQWKITLLSGLCLLLTSMLLIGFSVYSALSNQATIKEHSSNSVINKSQQLLESQALLNVTESVQYLEEAFYRGQMMVETAHFLKANAEFNETPAEDLRTALDESVRIMVEQFEIIQGAYLVYGKDKLDGEDIQFQGSDYLGSNEAGRFATYWAVSLQGDEVLSNVVYEAVLQDPINKERFLCPFETGQSCMSTPKFSDFGETTKLTTSITFPVLYEKEVIGVLGIDIKLDKLDSIVATTDAKLFDSKGSVSIVTEDGMLIASDSADIKVGEAYVSPNVNANELSALIGSQDLTARWSEDGQWLLVYTPAKISSQTWGVLLEMPRAEVLRDAVTLDSIINRQIDKGVITEITAGSVFVLLGLIVIWLSSLNLVKPIRVVAARLDDIASGEGDLTQRLEVKSEDEIGQLAGAFNLFLDKLQNTIKKIVTTTEQVAHTAEKAEESAIATRSSSEAQFREVDLVATASEQMTQTSGLVHQNADLAVSAASRANDAATEGQTVIEQSSVQMNDLVEKMTEAVPVVNELAENNAAITDILEVIEGISEQTNLLALNAAIEAARAGEQGRGFAVVADEVRNLASRTRDSVDEIKEVITSVQSGTDDVVKVIDEGNLLANKTSAQVQQAVQKLNSVFESIAEISDMNSEIARAAEEQKSASAEVNQSVVNIRELSSQILNQAEASETVGKEIAGLSSEQQKLVNQFKV; this comes from the coding sequence ATGCGCTCTCTTTCTGTCCAATGGAAAATTACGCTGCTGTCTGGCCTGTGTCTGCTTTTGACTTCTATGCTGCTGATTGGATTCTCTGTGTACAGTGCACTGAGTAACCAGGCGACTATCAAAGAACATAGCTCAAATTCAGTTATCAATAAGTCTCAGCAGCTTTTGGAAAGTCAGGCTCTTTTGAATGTGACCGAGTCGGTTCAGTACCTGGAGGAAGCCTTTTACCGCGGACAGATGATGGTGGAAACCGCCCATTTCCTGAAAGCTAATGCTGAGTTCAATGAAACGCCGGCTGAAGATTTGCGTACCGCATTAGATGAGTCTGTGCGCATTATGGTTGAGCAGTTTGAGATTATACAGGGCGCCTACCTGGTTTATGGCAAAGACAAACTAGACGGAGAAGATATTCAGTTTCAGGGGTCGGATTATTTAGGCTCAAATGAGGCTGGCCGCTTTGCCACTTACTGGGCGGTATCGCTTCAGGGTGACGAAGTTCTGTCAAATGTGGTTTATGAAGCCGTTTTGCAGGATCCTATAAATAAAGAGCGCTTCCTCTGCCCCTTTGAGACTGGTCAAAGCTGTATGTCCACGCCTAAATTTAGCGACTTTGGCGAAACCACTAAGCTCACCACTTCCATTACTTTCCCAGTGTTGTATGAAAAAGAGGTAATTGGCGTGCTGGGAATTGATATCAAGCTGGATAAGCTGGACAGCATTGTTGCAACCACGGATGCTAAGCTGTTTGACTCAAAGGGAAGCGTATCCATCGTCACTGAAGACGGAATGCTTATCGCCTCTGATAGTGCCGATATAAAAGTCGGTGAAGCCTACGTAAGCCCCAATGTTAACGCCAATGAGCTTAGCGCCTTGATTGGCAGCCAGGACCTGACAGCCAGATGGAGTGAGGATGGGCAGTGGCTGCTGGTTTATACTCCGGCGAAGATATCCAGTCAGACATGGGGTGTGCTGCTTGAGATGCCCCGCGCTGAGGTGCTAAGGGATGCGGTGACTCTGGACAGTATTATTAACCGGCAGATTGATAAAGGCGTTATCACAGAAATTACCGCAGGCTCTGTTTTTGTTCTGCTTGGCCTGATTGTTATCTGGCTTTCTTCATTAAATCTGGTGAAACCTATCCGGGTTGTGGCCGCGCGTTTAGACGATATAGCTTCTGGAGAGGGAGACCTGACCCAAAGACTGGAAGTAAAGTCTGAAGATGAAATCGGACAACTGGCAGGCGCTTTTAACCTGTTTCTTGATAAGTTGCAGAACACCATCAAAAAGATTGTTACCACAACAGAGCAGGTGGCACATACAGCCGAAAAAGCGGAGGAGTCGGCTATCGCCACAAGAAGCAGCAGTGAAGCGCAGTTCAGAGAAGTGGATTTGGTTGCAACAGCCTCTGAGCAGATGACACAAACCTCAGGGCTGGTACACCAAAATGCTGACCTTGCTGTGAGTGCGGCAAGCCGTGCCAATGATGCGGCAACCGAAGGCCAGACGGTTATTGAGCAGTCTTCGGTGCAGATGAATGACCTGGTTGAGAAAATGACCGAAGCGGTTCCTGTCGTCAATGAACTTGCGGAAAACAATGCTGCCATTACCGATATTCTGGAAGTTATTGAGGGCATTTCCGAGCAGACTAACCTGCTGGCACTTAATGCGGCTATTGAGGCTGCCAGAGCCGGAGAGCAGGGCAGAGGTTTTGCAGTGGTTGCTGATGAAGTAAGAAACCTGGCAAGCCGCACACGGGACTCTGTTGATGAAATCAAAGAGGTGATAACCAGTGTACAGTCGGGAACCGACGATGTGGTGAAGGTTATCGATGAAGGAAACCTGCTTGCCAATAAAACTTCCGCTCAGGTGCAGCAGGCGGTTCAGAAACTAAATAGTGTATTTGAATCCATTGCTGAAATCAGCGATATGAACAGTGAGATCGCCCGCGCAGCCGAGGAGCAGAAGTCAGCGTCTGCGGAAGTTAACCAGAGTGTGGTGAATATCCGTGAGCTGAGTAGTCAGATACTGAATCAGGCAGAAGCCTCCGAGACTGTGGGTAAAGAAATTGCCGGGCTTTCTTCTGAGCAGCAGAAGCTGGTGAATCAGTTTAAGGTGTAG